Proteins encoded in a region of the Terriglobia bacterium genome:
- a CDS encoding helix-turn-helix domain-containing protein has protein sequence MSRRAPTIELTCKERATLETVIHSPSAAQRDALRARIILLAAEGQQNDHIQQALGVSKPVVIKW, from the coding sequence ATGTCACGACGAGCACCCACGATTGAACTAACCTGCAAAGAGCGAGCGACGCTGGAGACCGTCATCCATTCTCCTTCTGCTGCCCAGCGGGACGCGCTGCGCGCCCGCATCATCCTGCTGGCGGCTGAGGGCCAGCAGAACGACCATATCCAACAGGCGCTGGGAGTGTCGAAGCCTGTGGTCATCAAATGGC
- a CDS encoding cystathionine gamma-synthase, translating to MGFSTDAIHIGQEPDPATGAIIVPIYQTSTYVQEGLGRHKGYEYSRTANPTRVALERNLARLEGGQFGFAFASGMAAINTVLTLFKSGDHVVAGRNLYGGTFRLFERVLKDFGFQFTYVDTRRLASIEEAIRDTTRLLFLETPTNPVMEITDIAAASELAHRRGLLVAVDNTFMSPYLQRPLGLGADIVIHSTTKYLNGHSDGVGGAVVMNDAKLAERLKFLQNAAGAVLGPMDSWLVLRGVKTLAVRMRQHSENGMAVAKFLAGHPKVKLVHYPGLPSHPQYELGRKQMSGPGGMLSFETGSLENARTVLNAVRLCSLAESLGGVETLISHPATMTHASVPREERQQLGITDGLVRISVGIEDVEDLIADLDQALAKI from the coding sequence ATGGGATTTTCGACGGATGCAATTCACATTGGCCAGGAGCCCGACCCTGCCACCGGAGCCATCATCGTTCCAATCTATCAGACCTCCACCTACGTCCAGGAGGGACTGGGCAGGCATAAAGGCTATGAGTATTCGCGCACGGCCAATCCCACGCGCGTCGCGCTTGAACGCAATCTGGCGCGCCTGGAGGGAGGGCAGTTCGGGTTCGCGTTTGCTTCGGGCATGGCGGCCATCAACACTGTCCTGACGCTTTTCAAAAGCGGCGACCACGTGGTCGCGGGCCGAAACCTTTACGGGGGAACGTTTCGCCTGTTTGAGCGCGTGCTGAAGGATTTCGGGTTCCAGTTCACCTACGTGGACACCAGGCGCCTGGCGAGCATCGAAGAGGCCATCCGGGATACTACGCGGCTGCTGTTTCTTGAAACACCCACCAATCCGGTTATGGAAATTACGGACATTGCGGCGGCTTCGGAGCTGGCCCACCGCCGCGGATTGCTAGTCGCTGTAGACAATACTTTCATGAGTCCCTATCTGCAACGGCCGCTCGGACTGGGCGCCGACATTGTCATCCACAGCACCACGAAATATCTGAACGGCCACAGCGACGGCGTGGGCGGCGCGGTGGTGATGAACGATGCGAAACTTGCCGAACGGTTGAAGTTCCTTCAGAACGCCGCCGGCGCGGTGCTCGGCCCGATGGATAGCTGGCTGGTGCTGCGCGGCGTCAAGACGCTGGCCGTGCGCATGCGCCAGCACAGCGAGAACGGCATGGCTGTGGCGAAATTCCTCGCCGGGCATCCGAAGGTGAAGCTTGTCCATTACCCGGGCCTCCCGTCGCACCCGCAGTATGAGCTGGGCAGAAAACAAATGAGCGGCCCGGGCGGCATGCTCTCGTTTGAAACGGGCTCGCTGGAAAATGCAAGGACGGTTCTGAACGCTGTCCGGCTCTGTTCGTTGGCCGAGAGCCTCGGCGGGGTTGAAACCCTGATCTCCCATCCTGCCACAATGACGCACGCGAGCGTGCCGCGCGAGGAGCGACAACAATTGGGCATCACTGACGGCCTGGTGCGAATCTCCGTGGGCATCGAAGACGTAGAGGACCTGATTGCCGATCTGGACCAGGCGCTGGCGAAGATTTGA
- a CDS encoding carboxypeptidase-like regulatory domain-containing protein, with product MLKTLWKQRAWGWLGTTFVAAVALAMPARLAAAEQMTTVHVQVNDAKTGDPIFQAHLTLRYRVPGAFMRRTKIISYTAKTDKNGKGQFPVVPRGTITLMVTAPDHNTFGKEFDITKDNQLIEVKLQKPHEVL from the coding sequence ATGCTCAAGACACTCTGGAAGCAAAGAGCCTGGGGTTGGCTCGGGACGACTTTTGTCGCCGCGGTCGCGCTCGCCATGCCGGCGAGACTCGCGGCTGCAGAACAGATGACCACTGTTCACGTCCAGGTGAACGACGCCAAAACCGGCGACCCCATTTTTCAGGCGCACCTCACTTTGCGTTACCGCGTGCCGGGCGCATTCATGCGGCGAACCAAAATCATCTCCTACACTGCAAAGACCGACAAAAATGGCAAGGGCCAATTCCCCGTGGTGCCCAGGGGAACCATCACCCTGATGGTCACAGCGCCTGACCACAATACTTTCGGCAAAGAGTTCGACATTACCAAAGACAATCAACTGATTGAGGTAAAACTTCAGAAGCCTCACGAGGTTTTGTAG